One window of Leptotrichia trevisanii DSM 22070 genomic DNA carries:
- a CDS encoding DUF3419 family protein, which translates to MKTEVKENKVDFSLIRYSQCWEDTEILLESLDINEKDVCFGILSAGDNVFSMLAKNPEKVVALDISFPQIALAKLKREIFKSFSYEEMLEFIGIKISSERIEMYEKIKVNLEEDVRNYWDFNKEAIENGIIHIGKFEKFFKIFREKILPFVHNKKRIEKLLEKKSRQERIEYYDSHWNNFRWKLMFKLFFSKYIVGKLGRDKEFFRYAEKNISEEMKERSRYALCELPPHENPYICYILTGNYRLEHLPYFLQEENFENIKKNLHKLEIVQNSVEEYLDGIDFKINKFNLSDIFEYMSLENYRKLMKKIYDNADNNAILAYWNLIVERNSSKLESLKGKENIKNNFHRLEELDKRLHKKDKTFFYTDFVVEKVIKYGNS; encoded by the coding sequence TTGAAAACGGAAGTAAAAGAAAATAAGGTTGATTTTTCTTTGATAAGATACTCCCAATGCTGGGAAGATACTGAAATATTGCTTGAAAGCCTTGATATAAATGAAAAAGATGTGTGTTTTGGAATTTTGTCAGCAGGGGACAATGTATTTTCGATGCTTGCTAAAAATCCTGAAAAAGTAGTGGCTCTTGACATAAGTTTTCCCCAGATAGCTCTTGCCAAACTTAAAAGAGAAATATTTAAAAGTTTCTCGTATGAGGAAATGCTGGAATTTATAGGGATAAAAATTTCATCTGAAAGAATTGAAATGTATGAAAAAATAAAGGTAAATCTTGAGGAAGATGTGAGGAACTACTGGGATTTTAATAAGGAAGCGATTGAAAATGGAATAATCCATATTGGAAAATTTGAAAAATTTTTTAAGATTTTCAGGGAAAAAATACTTCCTTTTGTGCATAATAAAAAAAGAATTGAAAAACTTCTTGAAAAAAAATCAAGGCAGGAAAGAATTGAGTATTATGACAGTCATTGGAATAATTTTAGATGGAAACTGATGTTTAAGCTGTTCTTTTCAAAATACATAGTTGGGAAACTGGGAAGGGATAAGGAATTTTTCAGATATGCAGAAAAAAATATTTCTGAGGAAATGAAGGAAAGAAGCAGATATGCCCTCTGTGAACTCCCTCCACATGAGAATCCTTACATTTGCTATATTCTGACAGGAAATTACCGTTTGGAACACCTGCCTTACTTTTTGCAAGAAGAAAATTTTGAAAATATTAAGAAAAATCTTCATAAATTGGAAATTGTTCAGAATTCTGTTGAGGAATATCTTGATGGGATAGATTTTAAAATAAATAAATTTAATTTAAGTGATATTTTTGAATATATGTCTTTGGAGAATTATAGAAAATTAATGAAAAAAATTTATGATAATGCTGATAATAATGCAATACTGGCATACTGGAACTTAATTGTGGAAAGAAATTCATCAAAATTAGAATCTCTAAAGGGAAAAGAAAATATAAAAAACAATTTTCACAGGCTGGAAGAGCTCGATAAAAGGCTTCATAAAAAGGACAAGACGTTTTTTTATACTGATTTTGTAGTTGAAAAGGTGATAAAATATGGAAATAGTTAA
- a CDS encoding diacylglycerol/polyprenol kinase family protein, translating into MEIVKMTAVLAAFILFFLLLNQLEKSEKLNSELIRKILHIGSGIGGLALPFIFEEKSSVIILGAIFLMLLISIRIVKHKITGFKKVLETKNRKTFGDIYFIVSILGLWIVSSEDKVMYALPLIILMFSDAFAALIGEFYSKYRFNTGFGTKSIEGSITFFLTTYFICINFFLFFSDIGSINIVLVSLLLSILTMILEVISWNGLDNLFVPFFVYLFLRLNLYLTAQELMYKFWVIIILFIIIILNRKKTTLTRVAQTASLFFLYIVMIIGGIKWLIPPLIMYLGYYHFTPKVKGQVKDSLKGLLAIAFTTAMWLAMSIILDKNKMYLIYIFAFSLHFGIINLIRDNAGNVKRETFRMNFLIGSIGKAVIFFMINYFTLSRIWDFKMLAGIIIFIFGGIFIYETSMKIFYIIEKEKELSGETKVFITSGIVFACSILLLGLGML; encoded by the coding sequence ATGGAAATAGTTAAAATGACAGCTGTTCTGGCAGCTTTTATCCTGTTTTTCCTTTTACTGAACCAACTTGAAAAAAGTGAAAAACTAAATTCAGAACTTATACGGAAAATCCTGCATATAGGCTCAGGAATCGGAGGGCTGGCACTTCCCTTTATATTTGAAGAAAAAAGTTCAGTTATAATACTTGGAGCAATTTTTCTTATGCTGCTTATTTCCATTAGAATAGTAAAACATAAAATAACGGGATTTAAAAAGGTGCTGGAAACAAAAAACAGGAAAACTTTTGGAGATATATATTTTATTGTGAGTATTCTTGGGTTATGGATTGTATCAAGCGAAGACAAGGTAATGTATGCCCTTCCACTTATAATCCTTATGTTTTCCGATGCCTTTGCCGCTCTTATAGGTGAATTTTACAGCAAATACAGGTTTAATACAGGATTTGGCACGAAATCAATAGAAGGCTCAATAACATTCTTTCTTACAACATATTTTATATGTATAAATTTCTTTTTATTCTTTAGTGATATTGGCAGCATAAACATCGTGCTTGTTTCCCTGCTTTTAAGCATTCTTACAATGATTCTTGAAGTTATTTCGTGGAATGGGCTGGATAATCTTTTTGTACCGTTCTTTGTGTATCTCTTTTTGAGATTAAATTTGTATTTGACAGCACAGGAACTGATGTACAAATTTTGGGTAATAATAATACTTTTTATAATTATAATTTTGAATAGAAAAAAGACTACACTTACAAGGGTTGCACAAACTGCAAGTTTATTTTTTCTTTACATCGTAATGATAATTGGAGGGATAAAATGGCTTATTCCGCCACTAATAATGTATCTTGGCTATTATCATTTCACTCCAAAGGTAAAAGGGCAAGTAAAAGATTCTCTTAAAGGACTTTTGGCAATAGCATTTACTACAGCAATGTGGCTTGCAATGAGTATTATTTTAGATAAAAATAAAATGTATCTCATTTATATTTTTGCTTTTTCACTACATTTTGGAATTATAAATTTGATAAGAGACAATGCAGGAAATGTAAAACGGGAAACATTTAGAATGAATTTTCTCATAGGAAGCATTGGAAAAGCAGTGATTTTTTTTATGATAAACTATTTTACTTTATCAAGAATTTGGGATTTTAAAATGCTGGCTGGAATAATAATTTTTATATTTGGCGGAATATTTATTTACGAAACAAGTATGAAGATTTTTTATATTATTGAAAAGGAAAAGGAACTTAGTGGAGAAACAAAAGTATTTATAACTTCTGGAATAGTTTTTGCCTGTTCTATATTATTACTAGGATTAGGAATGTTATAA
- a CDS encoding WYL domain-containing protein, translating to MKKVRVTISDFMNEIIKSDSEYFKMPVGRIGNIIFKYYMDKNLNKVELENFSGKVLQFNLNKNNDEIFMDTFVRSRVETEAEYWRNIIFTYINNLRYRREEILFEKIFRKIKEGMQGKRKIKIKYHKYIRLVNPYFVKVADDENRSYLFCYCEKNNDYRNYRISEIEEVWFTNENIEIKDKEYIDNVYKNFDPFLSYKNTVKVEFTEKGVELYEKVLTNRPRLLNKKDGIYIFECDNKLALVYFAQFFSNVKILEPIELRKRLKSELKRTIEIYETEEEKNV from the coding sequence ATGAAGAAGGTTAGAGTTACAATTTCGGATTTTATGAATGAGATTATAAAAAGTGATTCGGAGTATTTTAAGATGCCTGTGGGAAGGATAGGAAACATAATTTTTAAATATTATATGGACAAAAATTTGAATAAAGTGGAATTGGAAAATTTTTCGGGGAAAGTGTTACAGTTTAACTTGAATAAAAATAATGATGAAATTTTTATGGATACTTTTGTTAGAAGTAGAGTTGAAACTGAAGCCGAATATTGGAGAAATATAATTTTTACATATATTAATAATTTACGATATAGACGTGAAGAAATATTATTTGAAAAGATTTTTAGGAAAATTAAGGAAGGAATGCAGGGAAAAAGAAAGATAAAAATAAAATATCACAAATATATAAGGCTAGTAAATCCGTATTTTGTAAAAGTGGCAGATGATGAAAACAGATCTTACCTGTTCTGCTACTGTGAAAAGAATAATGATTATAGGAATTACAGAATTTCAGAAATAGAAGAAGTATGGTTTACAAATGAAAATATTGAAATAAAAGATAAAGAATATATTGATAATGTATATAAAAATTTTGATCCATTTCTATCGTATAAAAACACAGTTAAAGTTGAATTTACAGAAAAAGGAGTGGAACTTTATGAAAAAGTTTTGACAAACAGGCCTAGACTTTTAAATAAGAAGGATGGGATTTATATCTTTGAATGTGATAACAAACTTGCATTGGTATATTTTGCACAATTTTTTTCAAATGTAAAAATTTTAGAACCAATTGAATTGAGAAAAAGATTAAAAAGTGAACTTAAAAGGACAATAGAAATATATGAAACTGAGGAGGAAAAAAATGTTTAG
- a CDS encoding GNAT family N-acetyltransferase translates to MKIKRYVITENNQINKNYLEKYVTENNISQNEIPKIQIERPSEIIVFYNENEETAGSLNLWHNRPNYNGKTTSYIGNVNILEKYQKNETEIFNQIFENLKKDCIETIIGPLNGTTWNTYRYVTDRGNHPPFLLEPFNKDYYVKLFEKIGFKPLTYYISTIMENMNPVQRGNLSKKIEKLRKFDFYKDITVKSAENEDLLVVLNKVYNLTIEAFKNNFLYSELDREIFLKMYMSYEDKIVKKFFKMLYLKDELIGYVFGIPDYAELQYKEKIETMILKTIAISPKYNGKGMGYILIDELVKEAEHSGYKNVIYALMHEKNISKNIGLLLGNELRKYALFIKEL, encoded by the coding sequence ATGAAAATCAAGCGATATGTAATAACAGAAAATAATCAAATAAATAAAAACTATTTAGAAAAATATGTTACGGAAAATAACATTTCACAAAATGAAATTCCAAAAATACAAATAGAACGTCCATCTGAAATTATTGTTTTTTATAATGAGAATGAAGAAACAGCTGGAAGTCTTAATTTATGGCACAATCGCCCTAATTACAATGGAAAGACAACATCGTATATTGGCAATGTAAATATTTTGGAAAAATATCAGAAAAACGAAACAGAAATATTTAATCAAATTTTTGAAAATCTTAAAAAAGATTGTATAGAAACAATAATAGGCCCTTTAAATGGGACTACTTGGAATACATATCGGTATGTTACGGACAGGGGAAATCATCCTCCATTTTTGCTGGAACCTTTTAATAAAGACTATTATGTGAAACTCTTTGAAAAAATTGGTTTTAAGCCACTTACCTACTATATTTCAACAATAATGGAAAATATGAATCCTGTTCAAAGGGGAAATTTATCTAAAAAAATTGAAAAGTTGAGAAAATTTGACTTTTATAAGGATATAACAGTAAAATCTGCGGAAAATGAGGATTTACTTGTTGTGCTGAATAAAGTTTACAACTTGACGATTGAGGCATTTAAAAATAATTTTCTATATTCTGAATTGGATAGAGAAATATTTTTGAAAATGTATATGAGTTATGAAGATAAAATTGTAAAAAAATTCTTTAAAATGCTTTATTTAAAAGACGAATTAATAGGCTATGTATTTGGAATACCTGATTATGCCGAACTTCAATACAAGGAGAAAATAGAAACTATGATTCTTAAAACGATTGCAATTTCTCCCAAATATAATGGAAAAGGGATGGGATATATTCTGATAGATGAACTTGTGAAGGAAGCGGAACATTCAGGATATAAAAATGTGATTTATGCCTTGATGCATGAAAAAAACATATCCAAGAATATTGGCTTATTACTAGGAAATGAATTAAGAAAGTATGCCCTGTTTATAAAGGAACTTTAA
- a CDS encoding PEP/pyruvate-binding domain-containing protein: MKYIYNVDKLKNHNENTVFEEKIGKKAQNLVELAAAGFNVPYFSVITNRYFKEVVLKEIEEDNRKAGNNDEIKDWDDVFSGNSERKIENIIGIIKNHRIKEEFQKEIENTLNEESYYAVRSSSIEEDSSNFSFAGQFETYLYVKKENILEKIKEVWISSFSPHVMKYRKEGKINNEINVPAVIIQEMVNSEKAGVGFSVNPVNNNYDEVVISGTYGLGTSIVDGDENGDLFIYNKKIKEIKKEIRTKKIRQVLDFENQKIKVEEINIEEEVLSSDEIRELGENIINIEKYYGKPQDMEWAFEKGNLYILQSRPITTLEKINEKTSNTIIWDNSNIVESYPEITLPLTFSFIRKAYSDVYKRFSEITGVPPKVVESYQVVYDNMLGLLKGRVYYNLINWYKLLMLFPNSKGNSKFMEQMMGVKKELSEENLNENLLEAEEKMTGLEKFRNRLEKYKAGFTLFMNMFLIEKKAEKFYKIIDENLNGKNSNLDNKNIKELKKYYKFLENKFLKNWEIPIINDFLVMVWFGLSKKMAEKYIKENFEEKHNILIAQEGNDMISVEPSRYIKKMSDMLRQDKSLQNEIKDIIKNDGELMPDVLKLIKNTKFNSLMNEYMEKFGDRTIHELKLEAPTLKEEPIFLIKMIFSLSMTENTQEHTKRNISEEQKKIYDNLKISPVKKYLLKKTVFYAKKFIRLRENLRYERTKVFGTVRKIMKKMGIHLKNDNLINNEKDVFYLTVDEIFGLVDGSIIDVDLKKLIELRKEEYKKYESAAILPDRFLTKGFLGENFYYEDLAENSQLDENTLKGTGCSKGIVKGKVKVVLNPMNTEVEDGDIVVTKSTDPSWVMVFPLLKGLIVEKGSLLSHSAIISREMNIPAIVGVQGATSILKTGDIVQFDGSTGIIKKLDD, encoded by the coding sequence ATGAAATATATTTATAACGTTGATAAACTAAAAAATCATAATGAAAATACAGTATTTGAGGAAAAAATAGGTAAAAAGGCACAAAATTTGGTTGAACTGGCTGCTGCAGGCTTTAATGTTCCTTATTTTTCAGTAATTACAAATAGATATTTTAAGGAAGTTGTGCTGAAAGAAATTGAAGAGGATAATCGAAAAGCAGGGAATAATGATGAAATAAAGGACTGGGATGATGTATTTAGTGGAAATTCTGAAAGAAAGATTGAAAATATAATTGGAATTATAAAAAATCATAGAATTAAGGAAGAATTTCAAAAGGAAATAGAAAATACGCTAAATGAAGAAAGCTATTATGCAGTGAGATCGTCTTCGATTGAGGAAGATAGCAGCAATTTTTCATTTGCAGGGCAGTTTGAAACGTATCTTTATGTGAAAAAAGAAAATATACTGGAAAAAATAAAGGAAGTATGGATTTCGTCCTTTTCTCCACACGTGATGAAATATAGGAAGGAAGGGAAAATAAATAACGAAATAAATGTTCCGGCGGTAATAATTCAGGAAATGGTTAATTCTGAAAAGGCTGGAGTTGGATTTAGCGTAAACCCTGTAAATAATAATTATGACGAAGTCGTTATTTCTGGAACTTATGGACTGGGAACAAGCATAGTTGACGGAGATGAAAATGGAGATCTGTTTATATATAATAAAAAAATAAAGGAAATTAAAAAAGAGATAAGAACCAAAAAAATAAGACAGGTTTTAGATTTTGAAAATCAGAAAATAAAAGTAGAAGAAATAAATATTGAAGAGGAAGTTTTAAGTAGTGATGAAATACGTGAACTGGGTGAAAATATCATAAATATTGAAAAATATTATGGAAAGCCTCAGGATATGGAATGGGCATTTGAAAAAGGGAATCTGTATATATTGCAGTCAAGGCCCATAACTACATTGGAAAAAATAAATGAAAAAACGTCCAATACAATAATATGGGATAACAGCAACATCGTAGAAAGTTATCCTGAAATTACATTGCCACTCACATTCAGCTTTATAAGAAAGGCGTATTCTGATGTATATAAAAGATTCTCAGAAATTACAGGAGTGCCTCCGAAGGTTGTTGAAAGCTATCAAGTTGTGTATGACAATATGCTGGGGCTTCTAAAGGGAAGAGTTTACTATAACCTCATAAACTGGTACAAACTTCTAATGCTGTTTCCAAATTCCAAAGGTAACAGCAAGTTTATGGAACAGATGATGGGGGTAAAAAAGGAGCTGTCAGAGGAAAATCTTAATGAAAATCTTCTGGAAGCAGAAGAAAAAATGACAGGCTTGGAAAAATTTAGGAATAGACTGGAAAAATATAAGGCAGGATTTACACTATTTATGAATATGTTTCTCATAGAAAAAAAAGCTGAGAAATTTTATAAAATTATTGATGAAAATCTTAATGGGAAAAATAGTAATCTTGATAATAAAAATATAAAAGAACTGAAAAAATACTATAAGTTCCTTGAAAATAAGTTTCTAAAAAATTGGGAAATCCCCATTATAAATGACTTTCTTGTGATGGTATGGTTTGGACTTTCAAAAAAAATGGCAGAAAAATATATAAAAGAAAATTTTGAAGAAAAACATAATATTCTTATCGCTCAGGAAGGAAACGATATGATAAGTGTCGAACCTTCAAGATACATAAAAAAAATGAGCGATATGTTAAGGCAGGATAAATCTTTACAGAATGAAATAAAGGATATAATAAAAAATGATGGCGAATTAATGCCTGATGTGCTAAAATTAATTAAAAATACGAAATTTAATTCTCTTATGAACGAATACATGGAAAAATTTGGCGACAGGACAATCCACGAACTGAAATTGGAAGCACCCACATTAAAGGAAGAACCAATATTTCTGATAAAAATGATATTTTCTCTTTCAATGACAGAAAATACTCAGGAACACACTAAAAGAAACATATCGGAAGAACAGAAAAAAATATATGACAATCTAAAAATAAGTCCTGTAAAGAAATATTTATTGAAAAAAACTGTATTTTATGCGAAAAAATTTATAAGACTGAGGGAAAATCTAAGATATGAACGGACAAAGGTTTTTGGAACAGTAAGAAAAATTATGAAAAAAATGGGAATACACTTGAAAAATGACAACCTTATAAACAATGAAAAAGATGTATTCTACCTTACTGTTGATGAAATTTTTGGACTTGTTGACGGCTCAATAATTGATGTTGATTTAAAAAAACTTATAGAACTGCGAAAAGAGGAATATAAGAAATACGAATCGGCAGCAATTCTTCCTGACAGATTTTTAACGAAAGGATTTCTAGGAGAAAATTTTTATTATGAAGATTTGGCAGAAAATTCACAACTGGATGAAAATACTTTAAAGGGAACAGGATGCAGCAAAGGAATTGTCAAAGGAAAGGTAAAAGTTGTATTAAATCCGATGAATACGGAAGTTGAAGATGGAGATATAGTTGTAACAAAATCCACAGATCCAAGCTGGGTTATGGTTTTTCCTTTATTAAAAGGACTTATTGTAGAAAAAGGAAGCCTTTTATCCCACAGTGCAATTATTTCACGAGAGATGAATATACCTGCCATAGTTGGAGTACAGGGAGCAACAAGCATTCTAAAAACAGGAGATATAGTTCAATTTGACGGAAGTACAGGAATTATTAAAAAATTAGATGACTGA
- a CDS encoding Abi family protein: MDQPFKRFKEQEIIISSRMSIDKDTISILKRFNYYSIINFYKAPFLEKNKNLRGKDKYIENFKFKYLKSLHDFDRELRILFFDNLTLLESFFKTAISYYFSETNGILKKNSYLLLENYNTGKKNSNILKISMVVNTLKKIKKDNEKMIIRHYNTTKDNIPFWIIIHYLTFGDISKLYSCLHKNVYDKICDHFKNLYKEEYGNLPNITHSFVRTYLVASSHFRNVAAHNERLYEFSSRETVNIKRVSDMTSNRNQKLFTIYA, from the coding sequence GTGGATCAGCCATTTAAAAGGTTCAAAGAACAGGAAATAATTATATCAAGCAGAATGAGCATTGATAAAGATACAATTTCTATTTTGAAAAGATTTAATTACTATTCTATTATAAATTTTTATAAAGCTCCTTTTTTAGAAAAAAATAAAAATTTGAGAGGAAAAGATAAATACATTGAAAATTTTAAATTTAAATATTTAAAAAGTCTTCATGATTTTGATAGGGAATTGAGAATTTTATTTTTTGATAATTTGACATTGCTTGAAAGTTTTTTCAAAACAGCTATTTCATATTATTTTTCTGAAACAAACGGAATTTTGAAAAAAAATTCGTATCTTCTTTTAGAGAATTACAATACTGGAAAGAAAAATTCAAATATTCTTAAAATTTCAATGGTGGTGAATACGTTGAAAAAGATAAAAAAAGATAATGAAAAAATGATAATAAGACATTATAACACTACAAAAGATAATATTCCTTTTTGGATTATAATTCACTATTTAACTTTTGGAGATATTAGCAAACTATATTCTTGTTTACATAAAAATGTATATGATAAAATTTGCGATCATTTTAAAAATTTGTATAAAGAAGAATATGGCAATCTTCCAAATATAACTCATTCATTTGTAAGAACTTATTTAGTTGCTAGCTCTCATTTTAGAAATGTTGCTGCCCATAACGAAAGGTTATACGAATTTTCTTCGAGAGAAACTGTTAATATAAAAAGAGTTAGTGATATGACATCAAACAGAAATCAAAAGCTCTTTACGATTTATGCTTGA
- a CDS encoding AAA family ATPase: METNLSKYLRARRPIIWVHSGDYKEVDTIVTEATKEYKNKAIFEYRAFGAVNFETKVKSDEVADLYSFLNILFSVGFKTNVFLLIKNTEEEMKEARNIAFIKKIAEKMYNDINYNFNIIIVDEDVNVPKGLEKFTSIIDIETMDETTINQYIQDFAQKNNARIYWDDLGDLSISLKGLTKLDLDHILNMILEENYGAISKGANQIIIREKGQIIKKSSILEIIDFKEKIEEIGGLEGLKEWLSSKAQVFRRLDEAKKFGVDTPKGVLLVGMPGCGKSLAAKASARLFNVPLLRLDIGRLLGKYVGESEHNMRIALKTAESISPCILWIDEIEKAFAGIDQNGGASDITKRLFGQFLTWLQEKENTVFVVATANDITAFPPEFLRKGRFDEVFFIDFPNEEERERIFEIHLEKRGKMSDDINLKELAEETEGYCGADIEEIVKNAVENKFILETENKEEKKITTNNLLEATKSIDSLSNILSDKIDVLKKSYKKFKIKSASQKIKNGKRIAGRPTFKDMVIVNGGKYTPSFFNEEREVCNLEVCKYQTTQDMWMEVMENNPSEFKGGRRPVENVSWWDALEFCNKLSEKHGLKPVYDLSRKEEGILRIHQSNGKIEYPNVADFRKTEGFRLPTEVEWEWFARGGEIAIQDGTFNYEYSGSNNIDEVSWNDGNSENRTHDVGTKKPNQLGICDCSGNIWEWCYDISSDAYIPEKTPYRYEESVSNHRLKGGSFRSDTKNCNIFNCGRDEFISERVWRDGEWVWFYRTSFRIVRTI, from the coding sequence ATGGAAACAAATTTATCAAAGTATTTAAGGGCAAGAAGACCTATAATTTGGGTACACAGTGGAGATTACAAGGAAGTTGACACAATTGTAACAGAAGCGACTAAAGAATATAAAAATAAGGCGATTTTTGAATATAGGGCCTTTGGAGCTGTAAATTTTGAAACCAAGGTTAAAAGTGATGAAGTTGCAGATTTGTATAGCTTTTTAAATATTCTTTTTTCGGTTGGTTTTAAAACAAATGTATTTTTATTGATAAAAAATACGGAAGAAGAAATGAAAGAGGCACGAAATATTGCTTTTATTAAAAAAATAGCTGAAAAAATGTATAATGATATAAATTATAATTTTAATATAATAATTGTTGATGAAGATGTAAATGTACCAAAAGGATTAGAAAAATTTACAAGTATAATTGATATTGAAACTATGGATGAAACAACAATTAATCAATATATTCAAGATTTTGCTCAAAAAAATAATGCTCGAATATATTGGGATGATTTGGGAGATTTGTCAATTTCTTTAAAAGGTTTAACCAAGTTAGATTTGGATCATATTTTAAATATGATATTAGAAGAAAATTATGGAGCTATTTCAAAAGGTGCTAATCAAATAATCATTCGTGAAAAGGGGCAAATAATTAAAAAGTCTTCAATTTTGGAAATTATTGATTTTAAGGAAAAAATAGAAGAAATTGGTGGGCTTGAAGGGTTGAAAGAATGGCTAAGCTCTAAGGCACAAGTATTTAGAAGACTGGATGAAGCCAAGAAATTTGGAGTGGATACGCCAAAAGGAGTACTGCTTGTAGGAATGCCGGGCTGTGGTAAAAGTTTGGCAGCAAAAGCAAGTGCAAGATTGTTTAATGTTCCATTATTAAGACTGGATATAGGAAGACTTTTGGGAAAATACGTTGGTGAATCGGAGCATAATATGAGAATCGCACTAAAAACAGCCGAATCAATAAGTCCGTGCATTTTATGGATAGATGAAATAGAAAAAGCCTTTGCAGGAATAGATCAAAACGGTGGAGCAAGCGACATAACAAAACGTCTATTTGGACAATTTTTAACTTGGTTACAGGAAAAAGAAAACACAGTATTCGTAGTAGCAACAGCCAACGATATAACAGCCTTCCCGCCAGAATTTCTAAGAAAAGGACGATTTGATGAAGTATTTTTTATAGATTTTCCTAACGAGGAAGAAAGAGAAAGAATATTTGAAATTCACCTTGAAAAAAGAGGAAAAATGTCAGACGACATAAACTTGAAAGAACTGGCAGAAGAAACAGAAGGCTACTGTGGTGCTGATATAGAAGAAATCGTTAAAAACGCAGTTGAAAATAAATTTATATTAGAAACTGAAAATAAAGAAGAAAAGAAAATCACAACAAATAATTTATTAGAAGCAACTAAAAGTATAGATTCTTTATCGAATATTTTATCTGATAAAATAGATGTTTTGAAAAAGAGCTATAAAAAATTCAAAATAAAATCAGCTTCTCAAAAAATAAAAAATGGTAAAAGAATAGCTGGAAGACCGACATTCAAAGATATGGTTATAGTAAATGGAGGAAAATACACGCCATCATTCTTTAATGAAGAAAGAGAAGTTTGCAATTTAGAAGTTTGTAAATATCAGACAACACAAGATATGTGGATGGAAGTAATGGAGAATAATCCATCAGAATTTAAAGGTGGAAGACGTCCAGTTGAAAACGTATCTTGGTGGGATGCTTTGGAATTTTGTAATAAATTGAGTGAGAAACATGGATTAAAACCAGTTTATGACTTGAGCCGAAAAGAAGAAGGTATATTAAGAATACATCAATCAAATGGCAAAATAGAATACCCAAATGTAGCAGATTTTAGAAAAACTGAAGGATTTAGATTGCCAACAGAAGTTGAATGGGAATGGTTTGCAAGAGGTGGAGAAATTGCAATACAAGATGGGACATTTAATTATGAGTATTCAGGCAGTAATAATATAGATGAAGTTTCTTGGAATGATGGTAATTCAGAAAATCGTACTCATGATGTAGGAACAAAGAAACCAAATCAATTAGGGATTTGCGATTGTAGTGGAAATATTTGGGAGTGGTGTTATGATATATCTAGTGATGCATATATACCTGAAAAAACACCATACAGGTATGAGGAAAGTGTATCAAACCATAGATTAAAAGGAGGGTCTTTTCGTAGTGATACAAAGAATTGTAATATATTTAATTGTGGTAGAGATGAATTTATTTCTGAAAGAGTATGGAGGGATGGAGAATGGGTTTGGTTCTATCGTACCAGCTTTCGTATTGTTAGAACAATTTAG